One genomic segment of Rivularia sp. PCC 7116 includes these proteins:
- a CDS encoding HEAT repeat domain-containing protein: protein MEKEKQIDLHIKKLNNKNQSKRKKAILSLAKIGQASVPALKKALQNENDLVSSGAADTLSFIGTEAKAAVPDLKAILENDNKSDSVRSSAASALGNIGLEAQETVPILNKILQNKTESAKVRSSIADALGNIGAETESQDTVIPLRKALQNKHQPPLVRSSAADALGTIGKEAKQTVPTLKEVLLDNNESKIVRLSAADALGSIGSQVKYNQDSIIALSQALKDINQHHEIRYKAADALGRIGAEDLEAISALQTTLNNKDQIIKVRSKAADALGRIGAETKDKKAINILSKALQNKAQHSSVRSKIAEALGRIGASAKIATPILSKLLLNNEESLEVRFKSAEALGKIAAQLEQSHSEIVRKLIVALQSESPRVRSTTAEALGRIGASARDAIPTLSKLLLDKREVLEVRLRTTEAIGKIADQSQYEQGFNILNRVLVNKAESPQLRSKAIEALGKIAHKSENERALNVLTEMLVDKSESSQLRSTVIESLDNLDLKAITILTKVLGDDDKWVRLKAISSLDSICLSLLDNAKELNINQLDEVISNLEKADKILQNSHQKIPKESFANIFRAIDYLKDKRKLRQPDRIWIWITQNQWFVPVAIYLFFLPLLWYSLLFIRPLWLLRINGALKPFDIPLQIQPIDGNINISLRYILFVKAFAYLPKVLDAWVDAHIRSVEKEFERKDTVSNRSIHIPISVLFYDSSQKYVQIDKLSGQNLRGEFDKHRSCILIYGEGGTGKTSLACQIAKWAMSENEEERICKKHRMLPILIEHDLVFHKDIVVDEDVVVHRKAQSKSRFLQSIIDELKQMVARKPTLDDIDEELLEKLLRWRRILLIVDGFSELGKKTRQVINTAIQDFPINALVLTARSENILKGITKSKIKPLPLNGSVALANFMEEYLKVKKQSDKIELKNVYQACGELATFSQILGEREITILLAKLYTDVLCSIEENRNQRYFPFSNITRLPQNVPDLMLAYINEVNRRVKENRLDNRTVHKVAKKIAWECLRKKFFPQPITVKTAINILGGNDAKFNLKYLEESLRIIQVTDKSEENISFTLDPLAEYLAALYLVENYRNDNFKWNRWFLQYAPKMRGEIDSIKGFLLALRDCCLAKEKVYSVPDWVANKLARLVKFHSTNIY, encoded by the coding sequence TTGGAGAAGGAAAAACAAATAGATTTACATATCAAAAAATTAAATAATAAAAATCAGAGTAAACGTAAAAAAGCCATTCTTTCTTTAGCAAAAATTGGTCAAGCATCCGTACCAGCATTAAAAAAGGCTTTGCAAAATGAAAATGATTTGGTAAGTTCGGGTGCTGCTGATACTTTAAGCTTTATCGGAACTGAAGCAAAAGCTGCTGTTCCTGATTTGAAAGCAATATTGGAGAATGATAATAAAAGTGACTCTGTACGCTCTAGTGCGGCTAGTGCGTTAGGTAACATTGGTCTAGAAGCACAAGAGACTGTGCCTATTTTAAATAAAATTTTACAAAATAAAACAGAGTCAGCTAAAGTACGCTCTAGTATTGCTGATGCACTAGGCAATATTGGTGCAGAAACGGAAAGTCAAGATACTGTAATACCCCTTCGTAAAGCTCTACAAAATAAGCACCAACCACCTTTAGTACGTTCGAGCGCTGCCGATGCTCTTGGTACCATTGGTAAAGAAGCTAAGCAAACTGTCCCTACTTTAAAGGAAGTATTGTTAGATAATAATGAATCTAAAATTGTACGTTTGAGTGCTGCTGACGCTCTTGGCAGTATTGGTTCACAGGTTAAATATAATCAAGATTCTATTATTGCTCTTTCACAAGCTTTAAAAGATATAAATCAGCATCATGAAATTCGTTATAAAGCTGCTGATGCTCTTGGTAGAATCGGTGCAGAAGATTTAGAAGCAATTTCAGCCTTACAAACAACTCTAAATAACAAAGATCAAATTATAAAGGTGCGCTCTAAAGCTGCTGATGCTCTGGGTAGAATCGGTGCAGAAACAAAAGATAAAAAGGCTATTAATATTCTGAGTAAAGCTTTACAAAATAAAGCTCAACACTCTAGTGTACGTTCAAAGATTGCTGAGGCTTTGGGTAGAATTGGTGCATCAGCTAAAATTGCAACTCCGATTTTAAGCAAATTGTTGCTAAATAATGAGGAATCCCTTGAAGTACGTTTTAAAAGTGCTGAGGCTCTAGGTAAAATTGCTGCACAATTAGAACAAAGTCATAGTGAAATTGTTAGAAAACTGATAGTAGCCTTGCAAAGTGAATCACCTAGAGTTCGTTCGACAACTGCTGAGGCTCTGGGTAGAATTGGTGCATCAGCAAGAGATGCTATTCCCACCTTGAGCAAATTGTTACTCGACAAGCGGGAAGTTCTTGAAGTTCGTTTGAGAACTACTGAAGCTATTGGTAAAATAGCCGATCAATCGCAATACGAACAAGGTTTTAATATACTCAACAGAGTGCTGGTTAATAAAGCTGAGTCACCTCAACTACGATCCAAAGCTATCGAAGCTTTAGGCAAAATAGCTCATAAATCGGAAAATGAACGGGCTTTAAATGTATTAACGGAGATGTTAGTTGATAAAAGTGAATCGTCCCAACTACGCTCCACAGTTATCGAATCTTTAGATAATCTAGATTTGAAAGCTATTACGATTCTGACCAAAGTTTTAGGCGATGATGATAAATGGGTTCGGTTGAAAGCTATTTCAAGCCTTGACAGCATTTGTCTAAGTTTACTTGATAATGCAAAAGAGCTAAACATAAATCAATTAGATGAGGTGATATCAAACTTAGAAAAAGCTGATAAGATATTACAAAATTCTCATCAGAAAATTCCCAAAGAATCATTTGCTAATATCTTTCGTGCTATTGATTATCTTAAAGATAAGAGAAAGCTTCGTCAGCCAGATAGAATATGGATTTGGATTACTCAAAATCAATGGTTTGTGCCAGTAGCTATATATTTATTTTTCTTACCTTTACTTTGGTATTCACTGCTTTTTATACGTCCATTGTGGTTACTGCGAATCAATGGGGCTTTAAAACCATTTGACATTCCTTTACAAATTCAACCCATAGATGGAAATATCAATATTTCTCTACGTTATATATTATTTGTGAAAGCTTTTGCCTACCTTCCTAAAGTTTTAGATGCATGGGTTGATGCACATATTCGATCAGTTGAAAAAGAATTTGAAAGAAAAGATACAGTAAGCAATCGCTCTATTCATATTCCAATTTCAGTTTTATTTTATGATAGTTCACAAAAATACGTCCAAATTGACAAATTAAGTGGACAAAATTTGAGAGGAGAATTTGATAAACATAGAAGCTGCATACTTATTTATGGCGAAGGTGGTACTGGTAAAACTAGTCTTGCTTGTCAAATTGCAAAATGGGCTATGTCTGAGAATGAAGAAGAGAGAATATGTAAAAAACATCGAATGTTACCAATTCTTATTGAGCACGATCTAGTTTTTCATAAAGACATAGTTGTTGACGAAGATGTTGTAGTTCATAGAAAAGCGCAATCCAAAAGCCGTTTTTTACAAAGTATTATAGATGAACTTAAACAAATGGTTGCAAGAAAACCAACGTTAGATGATATAGATGAGGAGCTATTAGAAAAATTGTTGCGATGGCGAAGAATTTTGCTCATTGTAGATGGTTTTTCCGAGCTAGGAAAAAAAACTCGTCAAGTAATTAATACAGCTATTCAAGATTTTCCTATCAATGCATTGGTACTTACAGCGCGTTCTGAAAATATCCTGAAAGGAATTACAAAAAGTAAGATTAAACCTCTTCCTTTAAATGGAAGTGTAGCTTTAGCCAATTTTATGGAAGAATATCTAAAGGTAAAAAAGCAAAGCGATAAAATTGAGCTTAAAAATGTTTATCAAGCTTGTGGTGAACTAGCAACTTTTTCTCAAATCTTAGGAGAAAGAGAAATCACAATTTTACTCGCTAAACTTTACACTGATGTATTGTGTTCTATCGAAGAAAATAGAAACCAAAGATATTTTCCATTCTCAAACATTACTCGACTACCACAGAATGTTCCTGATTTAATGCTCGCTTATATCAATGAAGTCAACAGACGTGTAAAAGAAAATCGCTTGGATAATCGTACTGTTCACAAAGTAGCTAAAAAAATCGCATGGGAATGCTTACGCAAAAAATTTTTTCCTCAACCTATCACAGTAAAAACTGCAATTAATATACTGGGTGGAAATGATGCTAAATTTAACTTAAAATATCTTGAAGAAAGTTTACGCATTATACAAGTGACCGATAAAAGCGAAGAAAATATTTCTTTTACACTTGACCCCTTAGCTGAGTATCTTGCGGCACTATATTTAGTAGAAAATTATCGTAATGATAATTTCAAATGGAATAGGTGGTTCTTACAATATGCTCCTAAGATGCGAGGAGAAATAGATTCAATCAAAGGTTTCTTGTTAGCATTGCGAGATTGTTGTCTTGCTAAGGAAAAAGTATACAGCGTGCCTGATTGGGTCGCAAACAAATTAGCTAGGCTCGTTAAGTTTCATTCAACAAATATATATTAA
- a CDS encoding DUF1353 domain-containing protein, producing MVCNQELISKFPRAKVSYIPEEDAWTLEEEYCYEDKIKGTKIILHKGFSFDLSSIPRFLWIICGTHELSLEAPLIHDFMYMSKGGKKMYFNQKPILGNIETKEIFYSRKEADKLFRKMMQEAGVSKWRGLFGYMGVRLFGGMYWKPNQKVVDNLTMAVN from the coding sequence ATGGTTTGTAATCAAGAGTTAATATCAAAATTTCCCAGAGCAAAAGTTTCTTATATTCCCGAGGAAGATGCGTGGACTTTAGAAGAAGAATACTGTTATGAGGATAAAATTAAAGGAACAAAAATTATCTTGCATAAAGGTTTCAGCTTTGATTTATCTTCAATTCCTAGATTTTTATGGATAATTTGTGGAACACACGAGCTTTCCCTGGAAGCACCATTAATTCATGATTTTATGTACATGAGTAAAGGTGGTAAAAAAATGTATTTTAATCAAAAACCAATATTAGGAAATATCGAAACTAAAGAAATTTTTTATTCTAGAAAAGAAGCTGACAAATTATTTAGGAAAATGATGCAAGAAGCAGGTGTGAGTAAGTGGCGTGGATTGTTTGGCTATATGGGTGTGAGATTATTTGGTGGGATGTATTGGAAGCCAAATCAGAAGGTTGTTGATAATTTGACTATGGCTGTTAACTAA
- the nblS gene encoding two-component system sensor histidine kinase NblS produces the protein MLAILKTIREAIANWWSDFNLQTRLLAAVTLVVSLVMSGLTFWAVNTIQQDARLNDTRFGRDLGLLLAANVSPFLAEENYTEIAQFSQRFYSTTSSVRYMLYADETGKIFFGIPFWEPEVGNSLTIERRVQLPEDYAADVEKPMVRHHHSPDGEVTDVFVPLKANGKYLGVLAVGINPNQTAVISTNFTRDVTIAVFISIWVMVILGGVINALTITKPIKELLVGVKQIAAGNFKQRIQLQFSGELKELISSFNEMAERLERYEEQNIEELTAEKAKLETLVSTIADGAVLIDNEMQVILVNPTAKTIFGWEQAEVVGNCVLDYLPSQMQLEINRYLDKMTAGELERAEFRITINEPIKRTIRILLTTVVNQQRESIKGIAITIQDITREVELNEAKSQFISNVSHELRTPLFNIKSFIETLHEFGEDLDVEQRQEFLLTVNNETDRLARLVNDVLDLSRLESGRSYTMDGVDLSQAIEQTLRTYKLNAKDKGIELIQDIAPDLPLVRGHYDLLLQVLANLIGNGLKFTKAGGKVALRAYELQQQSLFNNSISRVRVEIGDTGIGIPQEDQAAIFDRFFRVENRVHTLEGTGLGLSIVRNILEDKHHTKVFLVSEVGIGTTFWFDLEIYQETAIDEQLTVSIEQ, from the coding sequence ATGCTAGCCATTTTAAAAACAATTCGAGAAGCGATCGCCAATTGGTGGTCGGATTTTAATCTCCAGACGAGGCTGTTAGCGGCTGTCACTTTAGTTGTATCTTTGGTGATGAGCGGTTTAACGTTTTGGGCTGTAAATACTATTCAGCAGGATGCACGTCTCAACGATACTCGTTTTGGGCGGGATTTGGGTTTGTTGCTAGCTGCGAATGTCTCGCCGTTTTTGGCTGAGGAGAATTACACGGAGATAGCACAGTTTTCTCAACGCTTTTATAGCACGACTTCCAGCGTTCGCTATATGCTTTATGCTGATGAAACTGGCAAAATATTTTTTGGTATTCCTTTTTGGGAACCAGAGGTAGGAAATTCGCTGACTATCGAACGTAGAGTTCAGCTTCCGGAGGATTATGCTGCTGATGTGGAAAAACCAATGGTACGTCACCATCATTCACCAGATGGGGAAGTTACCGACGTGTTTGTTCCTTTGAAGGCAAATGGTAAATATTTAGGCGTTTTAGCAGTTGGTATTAATCCCAATCAAACAGCCGTTATCTCTACCAATTTTACTCGTGATGTGACAATTGCGGTGTTTATCTCGATTTGGGTAATGGTAATTTTGGGAGGAGTAATTAATGCTTTGACTATTACTAAGCCCATAAAAGAATTATTAGTGGGAGTCAAGCAAATTGCGGCGGGTAATTTTAAGCAGCGAATTCAACTACAATTTTCTGGAGAACTCAAGGAACTAATTTCTAGCTTCAATGAAATGGCAGAAAGATTGGAGCGCTATGAAGAACAAAATATAGAAGAACTAACTGCTGAAAAAGCTAAATTGGAAACTTTGGTTTCTACTATTGCCGATGGCGCTGTTTTGATTGATAACGAAATGCAGGTAATATTGGTCAATCCGACAGCAAAAACTATTTTCGGTTGGGAACAAGCTGAAGTTGTTGGTAATTGCGTCTTGGACTATTTACCTTCACAAATGCAGCTAGAAATTAACCGCTATTTAGATAAAATGACTGCGGGAGAATTAGAACGTGCTGAATTCCGCATTACTATAAATGAACCAATAAAAAGAACTATACGTATTTTGTTAACTACAGTTGTTAACCAGCAACGAGAAAGCATCAAAGGTATTGCAATTACTATCCAAGATATTACTCGCGAAGTAGAGCTTAATGAAGCTAAAAGTCAATTTATCAGCAACGTTTCCCACGAATTACGAACACCATTATTTAATATTAAATCTTTTATTGAAACATTGCATGAATTCGGCGAAGATTTAGATGTAGAGCAGCGACAAGAATTTTTGCTTACTGTTAATAATGAAACAGATAGACTCGCTCGTTTAGTTAATGACGTATTGGATTTATCAAGATTAGAATCCGGACGCAGCTACACTATGGATGGAGTTGATTTAAGTCAAGCTATCGAACAAACTCTGCGTACTTATAAGTTAAATGCTAAAGATAAAGGAATTGAGTTAATTCAAGATATAGCTCCCGATTTACCTTTAGTAAGAGGGCACTACGATTTATTGTTACAAGTATTAGCTAATTTGATTGGCAACGGACTAAAATTTACTAAAGCTGGTGGTAAAGTTGCACTTCGTGCTTACGAACTTCAGCAGCAATCACTTTTCAATAATTCCATATCCCGCGTGCGCGTAGAAATTGGCGATACAGGAATCGGTATTCCTCAAGAAGATCAAGCAGCCATTTTCGACCGTTTTTTCCGCGTTGAAAACCGCGTTCATACCCTTGAAGGAACCGGCTTGGGGTTATCAATTGTCAGAAATATTCTTGAAGACAAACATCACACCAAAGTATTTTTAGTAAGTGAAGTAGGCATTGGAACTACATTTTGGTTTGACTTAGAAATTTATCAAGAAACAGCTATTGACGAACAATTAACGGTTAGCATTGAACAGTGA
- a CDS encoding NAD-dependent epimerase/dehydratase family protein, with protein sequence MTKNIVTGVAGFIGSHIAETLLKKGEEVIGIDEFNDYYDPFFKNKNVTFLQTYDNFELIEADIQFVDWNSLLKDVDVVYHQAAQAGVRASWGQGFRFYTERNISATQVLLEAAKDANNLKRLVYASTSSVYGDAETLPTSELICPKPVSPYGITKLAAERLCGLYQKNFGVPFVALRYFTVYGPRQRPDMAFHKFYKAVIDDEAIPVYGDGLQTRDFTFVSDAVAANLAAATVDDAVGEIFNIGGGSRVVLKEVLETMEEIVGKPIKRNHIEKAMGDARHTAADVSKAKRILGYQPQVSLREGLTREWEWVKGIY encoded by the coding sequence ATGACTAAAAATATCGTTACTGGTGTTGCAGGTTTTATAGGTTCCCATATAGCAGAAACACTTTTGAAAAAAGGAGAAGAAGTAATTGGCATAGATGAATTCAACGATTACTACGACCCTTTCTTTAAAAACAAAAATGTTACATTTTTACAAACCTATGACAATTTTGAATTAATTGAAGCAGATATTCAGTTTGTAGACTGGAATTCATTGTTAAAAGATGTTGACGTAGTTTACCATCAGGCAGCCCAAGCAGGGGTAAGAGCAAGCTGGGGACAAGGTTTCCGTTTTTACACAGAACGCAACATCAGCGCTACTCAAGTTTTGTTGGAAGCAGCAAAAGACGCAAATAATTTAAAAAGGTTAGTTTACGCTTCTACATCCAGCGTTTACGGTGATGCAGAAACTTTACCTACAAGCGAACTAATTTGCCCTAAACCAGTTTCACCTTATGGGATCACCAAGTTAGCCGCAGAAAGATTGTGCGGGCTTTATCAGAAAAACTTTGGCGTACCTTTTGTAGCGTTGCGTTATTTTACAGTTTACGGACCTCGCCAACGTCCGGATATGGCTTTTCACAAATTTTATAAAGCTGTAATCGATGATGAAGCGATTCCCGTTTATGGTGATGGATTACAAACCCGAGACTTTACTTTTGTAAGCGATGCGGTTGCTGCAAACTTAGCTGCTGCGACTGTAGATGATGCTGTTGGTGAAATATTTAATATTGGTGGTGGTAGTAGGGTTGTTTTAAAAGAAGTTTTGGAAACAATGGAAGAAATTGTCGGTAAACCCATCAAGAGAAACCATATTGAAAAAGCGATGGGGGATGCTCGTCATACTGCTGCGGATGTGAGTAAAGCAAAGCGGATTTTGGGTTATCAGCCCCAAGTTAGTTTAAGAGAAGGTTTAACTAGGGAATGGGAATGGGTGAAAGGAATATATTAA
- a CDS encoding hybrid sensor histidine kinase/response regulator — MSSQKELEIKMQFLEEATEHIDTLENVIVEAQSNRKIDLQKVNAALRAAHSIKGGAAIMGFHPLSNLSHLLEDSFKVLKTSKNTLEIDSSLQSLLLSAIDWLRQIVESISVGHDVNEEWITTFCYPVFEELRKILGEPTPEDAMTILSPEDNPQEITSLLFKTEVESYLQRLESLLKQQDASVLREEMITMSSQLGGLGEMLQISAFTKLCESIIKSLSTAVSDAEVKEIANLGLQSWRNTQALLLAGKVDNLPTTINDNKAENSHPIKISQELDIVNNFAPNLEEIIQTKPEFSPVNKRDNQEHTVRVPSKQLEQINDLFGELTIGRNTLKLQLERISKLIRNLSIRLKTLERENHELRLSYEKFSLQLSTLKPKYYQIQKNWEWHPTENISGNNNKFDVLELERYSQLHTLSQTVMENIVKIQEITGDITLNLEDTEQVNHLLNRTSRKIQNSLTKVRMRPLSEILERLPRALKNLNAEYGKNVRLQIEGANILMERGILEALNEPLMHLLRNAFDHGIEDNQTRIAVGKAQQGLIEIKTIHKGDRTIITISDDGNGIPIDKIRNRAQKMGLDAQMLANASDDDLFSLIFEPGFSTSEQVTTLSGRGVGMDVVRNNLELINGEITVDSISGKGTTFTLSVPFTLSVARIVLVETSGIPLAFPTDAIQEICLLENQQILPGSNGEFINWHDSLVELVDISNYLHFNNIRSTSSIQEIPPRIEDKVVLIISTGNKLIAIKADRCWDEQEVAIRRVEGSIPLPEGFNNCTILDNGRIVPLVSPAQLLSLIAKKDTLNLNSQPLSSTSFISPKNRKNSILIVDDSVNVRRFLALTLERAGYFVEQAKDGQEALIKLQSGLEVESIICDIEMPRLDGYNFLIRLKSQENLQKIPVIMLSSRTTGKYRQLAMQLGAAVYLTKPYNEHELLQTLKQVVSEDN; from the coding sequence ATGTCTTCACAAAAAGAATTAGAAATAAAAATGCAGTTTCTAGAGGAAGCTACCGAGCATATTGACACTCTAGAAAATGTTATTGTTGAAGCTCAGAGTAATCGTAAAATTGACTTACAAAAAGTCAATGCTGCACTCAGAGCCGCCCATTCAATCAAAGGTGGTGCGGCAATTATGGGGTTTCATCCTTTAAGTAATTTATCTCATCTGCTGGAAGATTCTTTCAAAGTTTTAAAAACTAGCAAAAATACTTTAGAAATTGATAGCTCTCTACAAAGTTTACTGCTGTCTGCAATTGATTGGCTGCGGCAAATTGTAGAATCTATTTCAGTAGGGCATGATGTTAATGAAGAGTGGATAACTACTTTTTGCTACCCAGTATTTGAAGAATTACGCAAGATATTGGGAGAACCTACTCCGGAAGATGCAATGACAATTCTTTCTCCGGAAGACAATCCACAAGAAATTACATCTTTATTATTTAAAACAGAAGTTGAAAGTTATTTACAACGTTTGGAATCTTTATTAAAACAACAAGATGCTTCTGTGCTGCGGGAAGAGATGATAACGATGTCTTCTCAATTGGGTGGCTTGGGGGAAATGCTGCAAATTTCGGCTTTTACCAAACTTTGCGAGTCAATAATTAAAAGCTTATCTACTGCGGTTTCTGATGCGGAAGTTAAAGAAATTGCTAATTTAGGGCTGCAATCCTGGCGAAATACTCAAGCTTTATTGCTTGCAGGTAAAGTAGATAATTTACCTACTACAATTAACGATAATAAAGCAGAAAATTCTCATCCAATTAAAATTAGTCAAGAATTAGATATAGTAAATAATTTTGCTCCGAATTTAGAAGAAATTATCCAAACAAAACCAGAATTTAGCCCCGTAAATAAAAGAGATAATCAAGAACATACAGTCAGGGTTCCCAGCAAGCAACTCGAACAAATCAACGATCTATTTGGCGAGCTAACAATCGGACGCAATACTTTAAAATTACAGTTAGAGAGAATCAGTAAATTAATTCGTAACCTTTCTATCCGCTTAAAAACTCTCGAACGTGAAAATCACGAACTGCGTTTATCTTACGAAAAATTTTCCTTACAGTTATCTACCTTAAAGCCAAAATATTATCAAATTCAAAAAAACTGGGAATGGCACCCCACAGAAAATATTTCCGGTAATAACAATAAATTTGATGTTTTAGAATTAGAACGCTATAGCCAACTGCATACACTGTCTCAAACAGTGATGGAAAATATAGTTAAAATTCAAGAAATTACCGGCGATATAACTCTTAATTTAGAAGATACAGAACAAGTAAACCATCTCCTCAATAGAACATCGAGAAAAATTCAAAACTCTCTAACTAAAGTTCGGATGCGCCCCCTTTCCGAAATATTAGAGCGCTTACCCAGAGCTTTGAAGAATTTGAATGCAGAATACGGTAAGAACGTTCGTTTACAAATCGAAGGCGCAAATATCTTGATGGAGCGGGGTATATTAGAAGCCTTAAACGAACCTTTGATGCATTTGCTGAGAAACGCTTTCGATCATGGAATCGAAGATAATCAAACTAGAATCGCAGTCGGAAAAGCACAACAAGGGCTAATCGAAATCAAAACGATTCATAAAGGCGATCGCACCATTATCACCATCAGCGACGACGGCAACGGCATACCCATAGACAAAATTCGCAATCGGGCACAAAAGATGGGTTTAGACGCTCAGATGTTAGCGAATGCCAGCGACGACGATTTATTCAGTCTGATTTTTGAACCGGGATTTAGTACATCCGAGCAAGTCACGACATTATCCGGGCGCGGTGTTGGTATGGACGTTGTTCGTAACAATCTCGAACTGATCAATGGAGAAATAACAGTTGATTCTATCTCTGGCAAAGGAACTACTTTTACTCTATCAGTACCCTTTACACTCTCTGTTGCCAGAATTGTTTTAGTAGAAACTAGCGGTATACCCTTAGCCTTTCCTACCGATGCAATACAAGAAATATGCCTATTAGAAAATCAGCAGATTCTACCAGGTTCAAATGGTGAATTTATTAACTGGCACGATTCCTTAGTAGAGTTAGTTGATATCAGTAATTATCTACATTTCAATAATATTCGTTCTACATCATCAATCCAAGAAATTCCACCGAGAATAGAAGATAAGGTAGTATTAATTATCAGCACTGGCAATAAATTAATTGCAATCAAAGCAGACCGCTGTTGGGACGAACAAGAAGTAGCTATTCGTCGAGTCGAAGGCAGTATTCCTTTACCAGAAGGCTTTAACAACTGCACGATTCTAGATAACGGTCGTATTGTTCCCTTAGTAAGTCCAGCACAACTATTAAGTTTAATTGCCAAAAAAGATACTCTAAATTTAAACTCCCAACCTTTATCTTCAACTTCATTTATATCACCTAAAAACCGTAAAAATTCTATATTAATAGTTGACGATTCAGTCAACGTGCGCCGCTTTTTAGCACTAACCCTTGAAAGAGCCGGATACTTTGTAGAACAAGCAAAAGATGGACAAGAGGCACTGATAAAATTGCAAAGTGGCTTAGAAGTAGAAAGCATAATTTGCGACATCGAAATGCCCCGTCTCGACGGTTACAACTTTCTCATCCGACTCAAGTCTCAAGAAAATCTGCAAAAGATTCCCGTTATTATGTTGAGCTCGCGCACCACCGGAAAATATCGCCAGCTAGCAATGCAGTTAGGGGCAGCAGTGTATTTAACCAAACCCTACAACGAGCATGAATTATTGCAGACATTGAAACAAGTGGTTAGTGAGGACAACTGA
- the purD gene encoding phosphoribosylamine--glycine ligase — MKILVVGSGGREHALAWKLLQSSQVEQVFCLPGNGGTASLNRCKNISLQVDDFEGIGNFALQENISLVVVGPEVPLAKGITDDLQSKGLKVFGPTKAGAQIEASKAWAKSLMQEANIPTANSAVFNRAAPAKSYIKEHGVPIVIKADGLAAGKGVTVATSLNQAVEAVEAIFNGQFGSAGEFVVIEECLTGQEVSVLALTDGLTIRPLLPAQDHKRIGEGDTGENTGGMGAYAPTPIATVNLMERVQKQVLNKTIDALKAQNIDYRGVLYAGLMVTTTGEFKVLEFNCRFGDPETQVILPLLETPLEELMLACTEQRLEEMPPIEWKQGTAATVVVASGGYPGTYEKGKVITGIDEAEATGVTVFNAGTQLKQQLITDGGRVLNVTGVGENFEQALQLAYAGIEKINFEGMYYRRDIGYRVMGNG; from the coding sequence GTGAAAATTTTAGTTGTAGGTAGTGGAGGAAGAGAACATGCTTTGGCTTGGAAACTCCTTCAATCAAGTCAAGTTGAGCAAGTTTTCTGCCTGCCGGGGAACGGTGGTACGGCTAGTTTGAATCGCTGTAAAAATATTTCTTTGCAGGTAGATGATTTTGAAGGAATAGGTAATTTTGCTCTCCAAGAAAATATTAGTTTGGTAGTTGTAGGGCCAGAAGTACCTTTAGCAAAAGGAATTACCGATGATCTACAGTCCAAAGGACTAAAAGTATTTGGGCCGACAAAAGCGGGAGCCCAGATAGAAGCAAGCAAAGCATGGGCAAAAAGTCTTATGCAGGAAGCTAATATTCCGACTGCTAATAGTGCCGTATTTAATCGAGCAGCACCCGCAAAAAGCTATATCAAAGAACACGGGGTACCCATTGTTATCAAAGCTGATGGTTTGGCTGCGGGTAAGGGTGTGACTGTGGCGACAAGCTTAAATCAAGCAGTTGAAGCGGTTGAAGCTATATTTAACGGTCAGTTTGGCAGCGCTGGGGAATTTGTAGTTATTGAAGAATGTTTAACCGGACAGGAAGTATCTGTTTTAGCTTTGACAGACGGCTTAACGATTAGACCTTTATTGCCAGCCCAAGACCACAAACGCATCGGCGAAGGAGACACGGGAGAGAATACAGGTGGAATGGGAGCCTATGCGCCAACACCTATCGCCACCGTGAATTTAATGGAACGAGTTCAAAAACAAGTTTTAAATAAAACTATAGATGCCCTAAAAGCTCAAAATATTGATTATCGAGGCGTACTTTATGCTGGGCTAATGGTGACAACTACTGGTGAATTCAAAGTATTGGAATTTAACTGTCGTTTTGGGGACCCAGAAACTCAAGTAATATTACCATTATTAGAAACGCCTTTAGAAGAATTGATGCTTGCCTGTACTGAACAGCGGTTAGAGGAAATGCCCCCTATAGAATGGAAACAAGGAACCGCCGCTACTGTAGTTGTTGCTTCTGGTGGATATCCCGGAACTTATGAAAAAGGTAAAGTAATTACAGGAATTGACGAGGCAGAGGCGACAGGAGTTACAGTCTTTAATGCTGGAACGCAGTTAAAGCAACAGTTAATTACAGATGGAGGTCGGGTTTTAAATGTAACCGGAGTCGGAGAGAACTTCGAGCAAGCCTTGCAATTAGCATATGCTGGTATTGAGAAAATTAATTTCGAGGGCATGTATTATCGCCGAGATATCGGATATCGAGTAATGGGGAATGGGTAA